The Rhopalosiphum maidis isolate BTI-1 chromosome 1, ASM367621v3, whole genome shotgun sequence genome has a segment encoding these proteins:
- the LOC113551256 gene encoding U1 small nuclear ribonucleoprotein C, which produces MPKYYCDYCDTYLTHDSPSVRKTHCQGRKHKDNVKFYYQKWMEEQAQNLIDATTAAYKAGKIGMKGVCIPPPNMGQAAPQMPMPPGSIMPPGQMPMGAPPMMSMPPMMRPPMGQMPMGAPPPMMPPMPPNMRPPMMANPPPNVQAQQ; this is translated from the coding sequence ATGCCGAAATACTATTGCGATTATTGCGACACGTACCTGACGCACGATTCGCCATCGGTGAGGAAGACCCACTGCCAGGGCCGCAAGCACAAGGATAACGTCAAGTTCTATTATCAGAAGTGGATGGAGGAACAGGCGCAGAACCTGATCGATGCCACGACAGCTGCATACAAAGCTGGTAAGATCGGCATGAAGGGAGTGTGCATACCACCACCGAACATGGGCCAAGCGGCGCCACAAATGCCCATGCCACCTGGTTCCATCATGCCGCCCGGACAGATGCCCATGGGCGCACCCCCAATGATGTCCATGCCACCAATGATGCGACCACCCATGGGACAGATGCCGATGGGGGCGCCGCCGCCAATGATGCCCCCGATGCCACCAAATATGAGACCGCCCATGATGGCCAATCCACCTCCTAACGTCCAAgctcaacaataa
- the LOC113551255 gene encoding stomatin-like protein 2, mitochondrial → MLVCKLNPMRFTTIVKHQRLLSREPSILSSIALARFKSSKPFNTGILFVPQQEAWIVERMGKFRRILEPGLNFLIPFLDRVGYVQSLKELAIDIPKQSAVTLDNVTLNIDGVLYLKVSDPYLASYGVEDPEFAITQLAQTTMRSELGKISLDKVFRERENLNYAIVESLNKASASWGLICFRYEIRDIKLPNRVQEAMQMQVEAERKKRAAILDSEGIREADINVAEGKRQSTILASEAEQQEQINKAQGEANALLAVAEAKAKGIRLIADALKQTDGYNAASLKVAESYVEAFGKLAKSTNTVIIPSNTSDVSSMVTQAMSIYKSLTSKSKQTRRLSEEDK, encoded by the exons ATGCTCGTTTGCAAACTCAATCCGATGCGGTTCACCACTATTGTAAAG CATCAAAGACTTTTATCCAGAGAACCATCTATCCTGTCATCAATCGCATTGGCAAGATTTAAAAGTAGTAAACCATTCAACACTGGAATTCTATTTGTTCCACAACAAGAG GCATGGATTGTTGAACGAATGGGTAAATTTCGGCGAATTTTAGAACCTGGTTTAAACTTTTTGATACCTTTCTTAGATCGTGTTGGTTATGTACAAAGTTTAAAGGAATTAGCCATTGATATTCCTAAACAAAGTGCTGTAACTTTAG ataacgTAACACTCAATATTGatggtgtattatatttaaaagtcagTGATCCTTACTTAGCAAGTTATGGAGTTGAAGATCCAGAGTTTGCAATTACTCAATTGGCTCAAACTACAATGAG ATCAGAATTAGGAAAAATATCTTTAGACAAAGTTTTTCGAGAACgagaaaatttaaactatgcaATTGTTGAAAGCCTTAATAAAGCAAGTGCATCATGGGGACTGATATGTTTCCGTTATGAAATTC gTGATATAAAACTTCCTAATAGAGTACAAGAAGCTATGCAGATGCAAGTGGAAGCTGAAAGGAAAAAACGTGCAGCTATTCTAGATTCTGAAGGTATTCGTGAAGCTGACATAAATGTAGCTGAGGGGAAAAGACAATCAACAATTTTAGCTTCAG AGGCTGAACAACAAGAGCAAATTAATAAAGCCCAGGGAGAAGCCAATGCTTTATTAGCAGTAGCTGAAGCAAAAGCTAAAGGAATACGACTGATAGCTGATGCTCTTAAACAAAca gaTGGTTATAATGCTGCATCTCTTAAAGTAGCTGAATCATACGTAGAAGCTTTTGGAAAATTAGCTAAATCTacaaatacagttattatcCCTAGCAACACTTCAGATGTTTCATCAATGGTGACTcag gccATGTCCATTTACAAATCTCTAACAAGTAAGTCTAAGCAGACTAGAAGATTGAGCGAGGAAGACAAATAA
- the LOC113554727 gene encoding uncharacterized protein LOC113554727 — protein sequence MEPSPMTTFDNHTVVIDLNILKQFGFYQMFDSNTKKIFGWNVYRFSFIILTVITQCLIFVGNCGFLFELDDTINNIDLFLIIFSNSFNYLTVWKVIILIFNKSKILHLLDVTDLNFLKSKHCCNNIKILYKHRNKTLQRTKLYFNFCVLVIIQWVFYPIVINSFVVNKNGNQRLENVINRQYPITIDTYNRYYALFYVIEMLIAIKSIYLVLMIDILLLSIGWAINVQYEVLAVAFKNIGHNVFRKDNDYDVVDDYKHFKSILFDQQQLDLKVKLYFSITKLIVLMHVAVSSGLIIMLLNSFILILLSTESFTHTFVNVFKIGVFGVFYLCLQLFLYCHLFDNIHLNRQSINFGIYSCNWTNMDLKFKKLLLLTMQINEANEVMMRASTKKIVNLQLFANVLMMSYNIVSVMVKTISK from the exons ATGGAACCAAGTCCGATGACCACATTTGACAATCATACTGTCGTCATTgatttgaacattttgaagCAATTCGgtttttatcaaatgtttGATTCAaacaccaaaaaaatattcggtTGGAATGTCTAcagattttcttttataatattaaccgtGATAACCCAGTGTCTAATTTTTGTCGGGAATTGTGGATTTTTGTTTGAGTTGGATGACACTATTAACAACATTGATTTATTTCTGATCATATTCTCAAACTCATTTAATTATCTTACAGTGTGGAAAGTGATCATACTTATATTCAACAAATCTAAAATTCTGCACCTTTTAGACGTTacggatttaaattttttgaagaGCAAACATTgttgtaataacattaaaatactatacaaacACCGTAACAAAACTCTGCAAcgtacaaaattgtattttaatttctgcGTTTTGGTGATCATTCAATGGGTATTTTATCCAATAGTAATAAACTCATTCGTAGTGAACAAAAATGGCAATCAGCGTTTAGAGAATGTTATAAACAGGCAATATCCTATAACCATCGACACTTACAATCGGTATTATGCCTTGTTTTACGTAATTGAAATGCTAATtgcaataaaatcaatatacttaGTATTGATGAtcgatatactattattatctattggaTGGGCGATAAACGTTCAATATGAAGTACTGGCTGTAGCGTTTAAGAATATCGGGCATAATGTTTTTCGAAAAG ATAACGATTATGATGTTGTAGatgattataaacattttaaatcgattttattcGATCAACAACAACTTGattt gaaagtaaaattatatttttccatcACGAAGCTTATTGTTTTAATGCATGTTGCTGTTAGTTCAGGCTTAATCATAATGTTGTTAAACTCATTTATActg attttattatcaacAGAATCATTTACTCACACATtcgtaaatgtatttaagattGGCGTTTTtggagttttttatttatgtctacaattatttctgtattgtcatttatttgacaatattcacttaaat aGACAATCTATCAACTTTGGAATATATTCTTGTAACTGGACTAATAtggatttaaagtttaaaaagttattattattaactatgcaGATAAATGAAGCTAATGAAGTAATGATGAGGGCttcgacaaaaaaaattgtaaacttaCAACTATTTGCCAAC GTTCTGATGATGTCTTACAACATTGTATCAGTCATGGTGAAaacaattagtaaataa